Proteins encoded together in one Ignavibacteria bacterium window:
- a CDS encoding ABC transporter permease yields MRIILQLIRKDFIQFFKDKVALSLTFIVPMVLIALFGSVFSGAGDFEKLALGFVNQSNSSVAKRIESTLDTTKTFKLIKTFKNEKDEIVNYDSITIKNAVIAGKFSTAIVLPEDAFTDTSGSLKIKYYYDPKNDMESNIIEGVLQQTIMQSIPEVFTQSLNKKSENVLGKDSSKKFNSEINKVVSKYFNVDTADIFGNINNTKSKSDTVKEGFNIFDNMLNMEKYQLVGKNVANSMATRNVGGWAMMFLLFSLSAAARSLFEEKQTGVMIRLLSSPVTRTQILWSKYLYNMAIGILQLTVLFLCGALLFKIDIFSNFHNLILLIIASSIACTAFGMFLASFTKTSAQANGLGTLLILTMSAVGGSWFPVSMMPEIIQFFSRFTITYWSIEGFIAVLWRGSGFIEILPYVGMLLGIGVLVNIISYFNFKRGNIFND; encoded by the coding sequence TTGAGAATTATTTTACAGTTAATAAGGAAAGATTTTATACAATTCTTTAAGGACAAGGTTGCTCTCAGCCTTACATTTATAGTACCGATGGTCTTGATTGCATTATTCGGTTCGGTGTTCAGCGGTGCAGGAGATTTTGAGAAACTTGCACTTGGGTTTGTTAATCAGAGTAATAGTTCTGTTGCAAAAAGAATCGAAAGTACACTTGATACAACCAAGACATTTAAACTGATAAAAACTTTCAAAAATGAAAAGGACGAAATTGTAAATTATGATTCCATTACGATTAAGAATGCTGTAATAGCGGGAAAATTTTCTACAGCTATAGTTTTACCTGAGGATGCTTTCACTGATACATCGGGCAGTCTTAAAATAAAATATTATTATGACCCTAAGAACGATATGGAAAGCAACATAATTGAAGGTGTATTACAGCAGACAATAATGCAGAGCATTCCAGAAGTATTTACACAAAGTTTGAACAAGAAATCCGAAAATGTACTCGGGAAAGACAGCAGTAAAAAATTTAATTCGGAAATTAACAAAGTTGTGAGCAAATACTTTAATGTTGATACAGCGGATATATTTGGAAATATTAATAACACGAAATCTAAGTCCGACACTGTTAAAGAAGGGTTTAATATCTTTGACAACATGCTGAACATGGAAAAGTATCAGCTTGTGGGTAAGAATGTAGCGAACTCAATGGCAACGAGGAACGTGGGTGGATGGGCGATGATGTTTCTGCTTTTTTCACTGTCGGCAGCTGCTCGTTCACTTTTTGAAGAAAAGCAGACGGGGGTTATGATAAGACTACTTTCATCACCTGTTACGAGGACACAGATTCTCTGGAGCAAATATCTTTATAACATGGCAATTGGTATTTTACAGCTTACAGTTCTCTTCCTTTGCGGCGCTCTTTTATTCAAGATAGATATATTCTCAAACTTTCATAACCTAATACTTTTAATCATAGCTTCATCTATAGCTTGTACGGCATTTGGTATGTTTTTAGCCTCGTTCACAAAAACCTCAGCACAAGCAAATGGACTTGGAACGCTACTGATACTGACGATGAGCGCAGTGGGCGGTTCATGGTTTCCAGTTTCGATGATGCCTGAGATAATTCAATTCTTCAGCAGGTTTACGATAACATACTGGTCGATTGAAGGATTTATTGCAGTGCTATGGCGAGGTTCGGGTTTTATAGAAATTCTGCCTTATGTCGGGATGTTACTCGGAATTGGTGTGTTAGTGAATATTATCAGCTATTTCAATTTCAAAAGGGGAAATATATTCAACGATTAA
- a CDS encoding ABC transporter ATP-binding protein: MIKLNNISKSFKTIKALNDVSLEINKGEFFGLLGPNGAGKTTLMNILIGYLSADSGSVNINGEEVNGKELKFRSELGFVPQSVALYGDLSADENLKFFGSLYNIDSSKLKNNINEYLNAVGLYERRKDTVKNFSGGMKRRLNLITALLHQPKVLLCDEPTVGVDPQSRNAIFDFLEKLNNEGLTIVYTTHYMEEAERLCNRVAIIDNGKIIALGTTDELLRLLPIKGHIYISKNRTPESFPFDFKKFGSIYTNSDKYEIKLNEGTNLSAFIKTLEENKIGTENLILQKPTLEELFLHLTGRRLRD, from the coding sequence ATGATTAAACTGAATAATATATCGAAATCATTCAAAACAATAAAAGCATTGAATGATGTGAGTCTGGAAATCAACAAAGGAGAATTCTTTGGATTGCTCGGACCTAACGGTGCGGGCAAGACGACTCTAATGAACATTCTAATTGGTTACCTTTCTGCTGATTCCGGTTCTGTTAATATTAACGGGGAGGAAGTAAATGGCAAAGAGTTAAAATTCCGAAGCGAACTTGGTTTTGTGCCTCAGTCTGTTGCATTATACGGTGACCTATCCGCAGATGAGAATCTGAAATTTTTCGGTTCACTTTATAATATAGATTCATCCAAACTCAAGAATAATATAAACGAATATCTGAATGCAGTCGGGTTGTATGAAAGACGCAAGGATACAGTTAAGAATTTTTCCGGGGGAATGAAACGCAGGCTTAACCTTATTACAGCATTACTTCATCAGCCCAAAGTACTATTGTGCGACGAGCCAACTGTTGGAGTTGACCCGCAATCGAGGAATGCAATTTTTGATTTCCTCGAGAAACTAAATAATGAAGGACTTACAATAGTTTACACAACACATTATATGGAGGAAGCAGAGCGACTTTGCAATAGGGTAGCGATAATTGATAACGGAAAAATTATTGCATTAGGTACCACAGATGAACTGCTGAGACTTCTTCCAATAAAAGGACATATTTATATATCAAAGAATCGAACACCCGAATCTTTTCCGTTTGATTTTAAGAAGTTTGGAAGCATTTACACAAATTCAGATAAGTATGAAATCAAATTAAATGAAGGAACGAATCTTTCTGCATTTATAAAAACTCTCGAAGAAAATAAAATAGGAACAGAAAACTTAATTCTTCAAAAGCCAACACTTGAAGAATTGTTTCTTCATCTGACAGGACGGAGGCTGCGCGATTGA
- a CDS encoding PQQ-binding-like beta-propeller repeat protein, with amino-acid sequence MKNIIAAILLSIILYSCTESTNPLNPIPDTSPIWPMPGYNSRNTSSPYAPDAVMNPVANGTLGWLYTFPSGSYSDGSEFCVDSRGFIYYIHQIYPLGALYKFSPDGQVVWKKDSLIQWNYAGISLNKDETNIYFVAFKPGIADRLYCIDSSGTEKWFISNAEVCIPAVGKDGTLYTFLQNGLSAISPNGGILWTNTLLKGMYYSKIMIDRDDNIYTFAQNSVLVKTDKSGTVIWQKSYSKASTGLVMDGFGNIYFIGHSDNILYCLNQIGETKWTKTGANDYSSPVITSKNYIIVSMGSFVVSFDTSGAEKWRCNTFNSSLGAEGLLLDDADNVYYIGDGSLILAGSISSLGVKRWEVPTNLSGSNPPPVLLPQGRMVVAPKRAGRIQSVN; translated from the coding sequence ATGAAGAATATAATTGCTGCTATACTTTTATCAATAATCCTTTACAGCTGCACTGAATCTACAAATCCTTTGAACCCAATACCGGATACAAGTCCGATATGGCCTATGCCAGGATACAACTCCCGCAATACTTCAAGCCCTTATGCTCCCGATGCGGTAATGAATCCTGTCGCAAACGGTACACTTGGCTGGTTGTACACTTTTCCGTCGGGGAGTTACAGCGACGGCAGCGAGTTTTGCGTTGACTCGCGCGGATTCATATATTATATACATCAGATTTATCCTCTCGGTGCATTGTATAAATTCTCCCCTGACGGGCAGGTGGTCTGGAAAAAAGATTCTCTGATTCAATGGAATTATGCAGGAATCAGTCTGAACAAGGATGAGACGAATATATACTTTGTTGCATTTAAACCCGGAATAGCAGACAGGCTATACTGTATTGATTCTTCCGGAACAGAAAAATGGTTTATTAGTAATGCCGAAGTATGTATTCCGGCAGTAGGCAAAGACGGAACCCTTTATACATTTTTACAAAACGGACTCTCTGCAATTTCTCCAAACGGAGGCATACTTTGGACAAATACTTTACTGAAAGGAATGTATTATTCCAAAATAATGATTGACCGTGATGATAATATATATACATTTGCACAAAATTCTGTTCTTGTTAAAACTGATAAATCGGGTACTGTAATCTGGCAGAAAAGTTATTCCAAAGCATCCACCGGACTCGTAATGGATGGATTCGGGAATATATATTTTATTGGACATTCTGATAATATACTATACTGTCTGAATCAAATTGGTGAAACAAAGTGGACTAAAACAGGAGCAAATGATTATTCGTCGCCGGTTATAACATCAAAAAATTATATAATTGTATCTATGGGAAGTTTTGTTGTATCTTTTGATACTTCAGGAGCAGAGAAGTGGAGATGCAACACGTTTAATAGTTCACTCGGTGCTGAAGGTCTGCTACTCGATGATGCTGACAATGTTTATTACATCGGTGACGGAAGTCTCATTTTAGCAGGTTCAATTTCATCTCTGGGTGTAAAGAGATGGGAGGTCCCGACAAATTTGTCCGGCTCTAATCCTCCACCTGTCCTCTTGCCGCAGGGAAGAATGGTTGTTGCCCCGAAAAGAGCCGGAAGAATTCAATCAGTGAATTGA
- the trxB gene encoding thioredoxin-disulfide reductase gives MSDNKGQHKVIIIGTGPAGLTSAIYTARANLEPVIFEGSQPGGQLMITTDIENYPGYEHGIAGPVLMDIMRKQAQRFGAVSYFKTITKVDFSAKPLKVWADDGTEYTGDTVIIATGASAKYLGLESEKKFMGFGVSACATCDGFFFRNLRVAVVGGGDTAMEEANYLTRHASEVLVIHRREGFRASKIMLERAQKNPKIKFALNSVIDEIVGTQDGNKKAVTGIKLKNVKTGEVKLHECEGVFMAIGHQPNTQIFNGLLNMNDVGYLITEKSSTRTNIEGVFACGDAQDSVYRQAITAAGTGCMAAIDAERYLESLEC, from the coding sequence ATGTCTGATAACAAAGGACAACACAAAGTTATTATCATCGGAACCGGCCCCGCCGGTTTAACATCAGCAATTTATACAGCACGTGCTAATCTTGAACCAGTGATTTTCGAGGGTTCACAGCCGGGCGGACAGCTTATGATTACGACTGATATTGAAAATTATCCCGGATATGAACACGGAATAGCAGGTCCTGTTCTGATGGACATTATGAGAAAGCAGGCACAGAGGTTTGGAGCTGTTTCATATTTTAAAACAATCACAAAGGTCGATTTTTCTGCAAAACCTTTAAAAGTATGGGCTGACGACGGTACGGAATATACAGGAGATACAGTTATTATAGCAACGGGTGCTTCGGCAAAGTATCTTGGACTTGAATCTGAAAAGAAGTTTATGGGGTTTGGCGTTTCAGCATGTGCAACATGCGACGGATTTTTCTTTAGAAATCTTAGAGTAGCAGTAGTCGGAGGCGGCGATACTGCAATGGAGGAAGCAAATTATTTAACGAGGCATGCATCAGAAGTACTCGTCATACACAGAAGAGAAGGATTCAGGGCGTCAAAGATAATGCTTGAACGTGCACAGAAGAATCCCAAGATTAAATTTGCTTTAAATTCCGTGATTGATGAAATTGTCGGTACACAAGACGGAAACAAGAAAGCAGTAACCGGTATAAAATTAAAGAATGTTAAGACCGGCGAAGTGAAACTACATGAATGCGAAGGAGTATTCATGGCGATTGGTCATCAGCCAAACACACAGATTTTCAACGGATTGCTTAACATGAATGATGTCGGATATCTTATTACCGAGAAGTCCTCAACAAGAACAAACATTGAAGGAGTCTTTGCATGCGGTGATGCACAGGACAGTGTTTACCGTCAAGCGATAACGGCAGCGGGTACGGGCTGTATGGCGGCAATAGATGCAGAGCGTTACCTTGAGTCACTTGAGTGTTAG
- a CDS encoding tetratricopeptide repeat protein, with protein sequence MLKIKIIFFLICFSTVSVFSQHGDSLNTNALKYFISGKSTELRNDYKGALELYKTALQEQKAGGIYFAIANILVQTGKYQDALININDALKYNENNPDYLILKANIYYGTGKVDKAVQIYESVLARDSENVYVLYSLARAYQELSQPDNAVAVYERITDFYGFEPDVLKRMYDIYNTKNNYEKSAEVLSYSLKLDPYNKSLLLELASLYTKLNNEEGAKLIYERLSALNPEDKQIQAEIVKLYFRKNEIEKGFIEFAKIIGKDSLTFQEKIQLGEMYFGMMSQDSKTSDIVEYVFVYLNNKYSENWAPYYYLGELDIINKRNNEAFDKFTKGLSYADTSKQAYLQLGYGLFTLEKYEESKAALSKGLELAPDDYRMNFSYALTLQRLNLLPEAISFYEKAMQLNPNDLSIVSSLALAYNSNKQYKESNDTYEKALQIDPDNALLLNNYAYNLSTRGENLKKAEDMSRRAVNKEPGNPSYLDTYGWILYMMKDYRSALEYIERAVSINASNAVLLDHLGDVHFALKDEQKAVYYWKKALEFSPNSEEIKRKIQFNE encoded by the coding sequence ATGCTTAAAATAAAGATAATATTTTTTCTAATTTGCTTTTCCACTGTTTCGGTTTTTTCTCAGCATGGTGACAGTCTGAACACAAATGCTCTTAAGTATTTTATTTCAGGAAAGTCTACTGAACTAAGGAATGATTATAAAGGAGCACTGGAACTGTATAAAACCGCTCTTCAGGAACAGAAAGCAGGAGGAATATATTTTGCAATAGCAAATATATTAGTGCAAACAGGAAAGTATCAGGATGCTCTTATCAATATTAATGATGCTTTAAAGTACAACGAAAACAATCCTGATTATCTTATTCTAAAAGCCAACATTTATTACGGTACCGGTAAGGTAGATAAGGCGGTTCAGATATACGAGTCGGTTCTCGCACGGGATTCAGAAAACGTTTATGTACTGTATTCACTCGCAAGAGCATATCAGGAGCTGAGTCAGCCGGATAATGCGGTTGCTGTTTATGAGCGTATTACTGATTTTTACGGGTTTGAGCCTGATGTACTCAAAAGGATGTATGATATTTACAATACAAAGAATAATTATGAAAAGTCCGCTGAAGTTCTATCATATTCTCTCAAACTTGACCCGTACAATAAGAGTCTGCTGCTTGAACTTGCTTCATTGTACACAAAGCTAAATAATGAGGAAGGTGCAAAGTTAATCTATGAAAGACTTTCTGCTCTTAATCCTGAGGATAAACAGATACAGGCAGAGATTGTGAAACTTTATTTTCGCAAGAATGAAATTGAAAAAGGTTTTATTGAGTTTGCCAAAATCATAGGTAAAGATTCTCTTACATTTCAGGAGAAAATACAGCTCGGGGAAATGTATTTCGGTATGATGAGTCAGGACTCTAAAACTTCCGATATAGTTGAATATGTTTTTGTTTATCTGAATAATAAATACTCTGAAAATTGGGCTCCGTATTATTATCTCGGTGAGCTGGATATAATCAATAAAAGAAATAACGAAGCATTCGATAAATTCACGAAAGGGCTGTCATATGCCGACACATCGAAGCAAGCCTATCTGCAGTTGGGCTACGGACTTTTCACACTCGAAAAATATGAAGAGTCAAAAGCAGCTCTAAGCAAAGGACTTGAACTTGCTCCCGATGATTATAGAATGAATTTCTCGTATGCTCTTACACTTCAGCGGCTGAATTTGCTTCCCGAAGCGATAAGTTTCTATGAAAAAGCTATGCAGCTTAATCCAAACGACTTAAGTATTGTATCATCTCTTGCACTCGCATACAATTCAAACAAGCAATACAAAGAATCAAACGATACCTATGAAAAGGCATTGCAGATAGATCCTGATAATGCTCTGCTGCTTAATAATTATGCTTACAATCTATCAACCCGCGGTGAGAATCTGAAAAAGGCTGAGGATATGTCAAGAAGAGCCGTAAACAAAGAGCCGGGCAATCCTTCATATCTTGATACTTACGGATGGATACTTTATATGATGAAAGATTACAGGTCAGCACTTGAATACATAGAACGAGCAGTATCAATTAACGCATCTAACGCTGTACTGCTTGACCATCTTGGTGATGTACATTTTGCCTTAAAGGATGAGCAAAAAGCAGTTTACTACTGGAAGAAAGCTCTTGAATTCAGCCCAAATAGTGAAGAGATTAAGCGTAAGATACAATTCAACGAATAG
- a CDS encoding helix-hairpin-helix domain-containing protein: MNKNVLKYIFFVFMIILQGSIIGYSRLSAQTDTLRIIPDTTDLNIFRYQEKLLESVLEDSEDSKLLDKMEYLKANPLDLNTVTLKQLEEVPYMNSITAKKIIDYRNENGSFRSKREMLKVDGVTQDLYEKVKVYLFAKSSKSDVVKEETGKVIPQKQYYTNNILKNTDVNIRSRVQQDLQDRAGYINGNYSGSKLKFYNRLTGLYKGSDFSLGANLTVEKDPGETNYADYYSGYLELNNWKFVNKIIAGDYTLNFGQGLGLWTSLSFSKGAEAVNIVKKNNYEIDAYRSTNEIQFFRGGAANVVFKNYNFFIFYSDNYFDATVDTTLNELSSIYFDGNHRTISEQNRKGSSKEQLLGGRIFADYGFLRLGATYWTSKFSKSFSQDSSKQLFSFTGDKANMISVDYDIIYKNFNLFGEFARSQSSRVASLSALQVTLTKFAEVIFLYRNYPEDFVPVHSFGFGENNGNTYNENGFYAGLSLKPFKEFSVETYFDQFKFPYRTYYNPVPTTGNDFLLNAEYKAGKGFLIYMKYRNKNKEEPRTVNDEYNREVQKIDNRSQTNVRIGFDYDISGTLRIRSRYEYVMVKYDNFGGNNKGFLFFTDLKAFVLKNLSVSTRFIVFQTDDYDSRVYEFEEDLRGVMTNTGLYGNGTRWYILLKYKPFAFAELAAKYSATYYDGVKSIGTGNDMIQSDLNNRFNLGLEILF, translated from the coding sequence GTGAATAAGAATGTACTTAAATATATATTCTTTGTTTTCATGATTATTCTTCAGGGCAGTATTATAGGCTATTCACGGTTGTCAGCGCAGACTGACACACTGCGGATAATTCCCGATACCACTGACCTTAACATTTTCAGGTATCAAGAAAAACTTCTTGAATCAGTTCTTGAGGATTCTGAGGATTCCAAGCTTCTTGATAAAATGGAATACCTTAAAGCAAATCCCCTCGACCTTAATACAGTCACTCTTAAACAACTTGAAGAAGTTCCGTATATGAATTCAATTACTGCGAAGAAGATTATTGATTACAGGAATGAGAACGGAAGTTTCAGGTCAAAAAGGGAGATGTTAAAAGTAGACGGTGTAACTCAGGACCTTTACGAAAAGGTGAAGGTCTATCTTTTTGCAAAGAGTTCAAAGTCAGACGTTGTAAAAGAGGAAACGGGAAAAGTTATTCCGCAGAAACAATATTATACGAATAATATACTGAAGAACACTGATGTAAACATAAGGAGCCGTGTTCAGCAGGACCTTCAGGACAGGGCAGGATATATTAACGGTAATTATAGCGGCTCAAAGCTTAAGTTCTATAATAGGTTAACGGGATTGTATAAAGGCAGCGACTTTTCTCTTGGTGCAAATCTGACGGTGGAAAAAGACCCTGGAGAAACAAACTATGCAGATTATTATTCGGGATATCTTGAGCTTAACAACTGGAAGTTTGTAAACAAGATAATTGCCGGAGATTACACTCTGAATTTCGGACAAGGACTTGGTCTCTGGACTTCGCTTTCATTCTCAAAAGGTGCTGAGGCTGTTAACATAGTCAAAAAGAATAACTATGAAATTGACGCTTACCGTTCTACTAATGAAATACAATTCTTTCGCGGAGGTGCTGCTAACGTAGTTTTTAAAAACTATAACTTCTTCATCTTTTATTCAGATAATTACTTTGATGCCACTGTTGATACTACACTTAACGAACTCTCCAGTATCTACTTCGACGGAAACCACAGAACTATAAGCGAGCAAAACAGAAAGGGTTCTTCAAAGGAGCAGCTACTCGGAGGGAGAATATTTGCGGATTACGGTTTTCTCCGTCTTGGTGCAACATACTGGACTTCAAAGTTTTCAAAATCGTTTTCTCAAGACAGTTCAAAACAACTGTTCAGTTTCACGGGTGATAAAGCTAATATGATTAGCGTTGATTATGATATCATATACAAGAACTTTAATCTCTTCGGCGAGTTTGCTCGTTCGCAATCGAGCCGTGTAGCCTCATTATCAGCATTGCAGGTTACGTTAACAAAGTTTGCTGAAGTAATTTTCCTCTATCGTAATTATCCTGAAGATTTTGTGCCTGTTCATTCTTTCGGTTTTGGAGAAAACAACGGTAATACTTATAATGAAAACGGTTTCTATGCAGGACTGAGTCTAAAGCCATTCAAAGAATTTTCAGTAGAGACTTATTTCGATCAGTTCAAGTTTCCTTACAGAACTTACTATAATCCTGTACCGACTACAGGCAATGACTTTCTTTTGAACGCTGAATACAAAGCAGGCAAGGGATTTCTTATTTATATGAAATACAGGAATAAAAATAAAGAAGAGCCACGAACGGTTAATGATGAGTACAACCGCGAGGTACAGAAGATTGATAACCGCAGCCAGACAAACGTTCGGATTGGGTTTGATTATGACATTTCCGGTACTTTAAGGATTCGATCCAGGTATGAATATGTAATGGTGAAGTATGATAACTTCGGAGGGAACAACAAAGGTTTTCTTTTCTTCACTGACCTTAAAGCTTTTGTACTGAAGAATCTTTCGGTTTCAACAAGGTTTATTGTATTCCAGACTGATGACTATGATTCACGTGTTTATGAGTTTGAAGAAGATCTTCGCGGTGTAATGACAAATACCGGACTTTACGGTAATGGTACACGCTGGTATATACTTCTAAAGTACAAACCGTTTGCTTTTGCAGAGCTTGCCGCTAAATATTCTGCTACTTACTATGACGGTGTGAAGTCAATCGGAACGGGCAACGATATGATACAGAGTGATTTAAATAACCGTTTCAATCTCGGTCTGGAGATACTCTTTTAA
- a CDS encoding Omp28-related outer membrane protein has protein sequence MKIKNIILSVVGLLLSGLLLSSCESNDNPVIQTNTSTANSKVLVEFFTAVNCPNCPPPGYFLDNVDSLKGITINDTNVIIIRYHSNFNGYDPYYLYNSTASAARHSYYQYFWNPAASLMGKGMPSYDQNAWLNTINTQLENRNSIEVGISNTYDTSSRNGTVNVSLLQTATSSVSDLKLFIAITESELYYQGTNGEKYHQNTFRNFLTDNAGDNVSLQTGTLLNVTKNYNLNTAINYNNSYIVVFVQSASGKTVYGVERIRF, from the coding sequence ATGAAAATCAAAAACATAATATTATCAGTTGTCGGATTGCTCCTTTCGGGTCTGCTTTTATCTTCCTGCGAATCCAACGACAATCCAGTTATTCAGACGAATACTTCAACGGCTAACAGCAAAGTGCTCGTTGAATTCTTCACAGCAGTCAATTGTCCTAACTGCCCGCCCCCGGGTTATTTTCTCGATAATGTTGACAGCTTGAAAGGAATTACGATTAACGACACAAACGTAATTATAATAAGATATCATTCCAACTTTAACGGATACGACCCGTACTATTTATACAACTCAACAGCCAGTGCGGCGAGACACAGCTACTACCAGTATTTCTGGAATCCCGCTGCAAGCTTAATGGGTAAGGGTATGCCGAGCTACGATCAGAATGCATGGCTGAATACGATAAATACACAGCTCGAGAACAGGAACTCAATCGAAGTGGGAATATCTAACACTTACGATACGTCGTCAAGAAACGGTACTGTGAATGTATCGCTTCTTCAGACAGCAACGAGCTCCGTTTCCGACCTAAAACTTTTTATTGCAATCACAGAAAGCGAATTGTATTATCAGGGAACGAACGGTGAAAAATATCATCAAAACACTTTCAGGAATTTCCTGACTGATAATGCGGGTGATAATGTATCTTTACAGACGGGTACACTTTTAAACGTAACGAAAAATTACAATTTAAATACAGCGATAAATTACAATAACTCTTACATAGTAGTCTTTGTACAGAGTGCTTCAGGGAAAACAGTCTATGGCGTAGAAAGAATCAGGTTCTGA
- a CDS encoding DUF6029 family protein produces MKKLLLGIIFLGIAVSADAQIKLDVKAAVNNLLRYGSGTETFLGNSYSKEYFENVTDARLSVNDIIFGMRYEIDQPIEYGVNYRGIKKRFVEYNNTDVGLNLRAGDYWEIVAKGLSFNTFEDRALFYDTGVDGVKVSYKKTFGEKKPVKTKGLLMLGRIVFNDNLKPERVETYDIRAGNFEISPIKNITFGTNYVYAQGSVPAAFDTTALQSYIPEGYASLNIGNLQVFASYAHKHTNTMQNTTYPIPFHANGDGFYSSVSYSIPKIGFTLDYKNYRFDLTAPDYRSLDRPTRMLPFQNPPTAVKEHSTTLLSRYPHIVDFNDEVGAQFDVVYAPDDKTTFNVNLAAASRHYNYEDISPGGLTIYQRVDRSNSWMPDLGDEFSPWYEFFLEGERYFSDKFYGKVAYDYQNSVIYDNLNPSASEKMKIHTIPTEFRYTFIKDYTAKLNFEQQFVYNSQHPNDPNFINQLVSLSVSRSPNVSATISYEWTTSDQEPTGKKNWLVGEVSYKINPTNSVTVSYGTERGGVKCTNGICRYVRPFEGFRLTVNSKF; encoded by the coding sequence ATGAAAAAATTATTATTAGGTATAATATTTCTCGGTATTGCTGTTTCTGCCGATGCACAGATTAAACTTGATGTTAAAGCAGCTGTAAACAATCTTCTAAGGTATGGAAGCGGTACGGAGACTTTCCTCGGTAATTCGTATTCTAAAGAATATTTTGAGAACGTCACGGATGCACGCCTATCGGTGAACGATATTATTTTTGGTATGAGGTATGAAATTGACCAGCCTATTGAATACGGTGTTAATTACAGAGGTATTAAAAAAAGGTTTGTTGAGTACAACAATACAGATGTCGGACTGAACCTCCGCGCGGGAGATTACTGGGAGATTGTTGCCAAAGGTCTTTCTTTCAACACTTTTGAAGACAGAGCACTTTTCTACGATACGGGTGTTGACGGAGTTAAGGTTTCTTACAAGAAAACTTTCGGAGAGAAGAAACCTGTTAAGACAAAAGGATTGCTTATGCTGGGCAGGATAGTTTTCAATGATAATCTTAAACCCGAAAGAGTTGAAACATATGATATAAGGGCGGGCAACTTTGAGATATCACCGATAAAGAACATAACTTTTGGAACGAACTATGTTTACGCACAGGGCTCTGTTCCTGCTGCGTTTGACACTACTGCACTGCAGAGTTACATTCCTGAAGGATATGCATCGCTGAACATCGGCAATCTACAGGTTTTTGCGTCTTATGCTCATAAGCACACTAACACAATGCAGAATACAACATATCCTATTCCGTTCCATGCTAATGGCGACGGTTTTTATTCGTCTGTTTCTTATTCAATTCCGAAGATAGGATTTACTCTGGACTATAAAAACTACAGGTTTGATTTAACGGCTCCCGATTACAGGAGTCTTGACAGGCCGACACGTATGCTGCCGTTCCAGAATCCGCCGACTGCGGTTAAAGAACATTCTACGACTTTACTTTCAAGGTATCCACATATTGTTGATTTTAACGATGAGGTTGGAGCACAGTTTGATGTTGTTTACGCTCCTGACGATAAAACAACTTTCAATGTAAATCTTGCAGCAGCATCGAGGCACTATAATTATGAAGATATCAGCCCGGGCGGGCTTACTATTTATCAGAGAGTTGACAGGAGCAACAGCTGGATGCCAGATCTCGGAGACGAGTTCTCTCCCTGGTATGAGTTTTTCCTTGAAGGTGAAAGATATTTTTCGGATAAGTTCTATGGTAAAGTCGCTTATGATTATCAGAATTCGGTTATATATGATAACCTAAATCCTTCCGCTTCTGAAAAGATGAAAATACATACAATACCTACTGAGTTCAGGTACACCTTTATTAAAGACTATACTGCGAAGTTGAACTTCGAACAGCAGTTCGTTTACAACTCACAACACCCGAACGACCCGAATTTTATAAATCAGCTTGTATCGCTTAGCGTTTCACGTTCACCCAATGTATCAGCTACAATCAGTTACGAGTGGACAACCAGCGATCAAGAGCCGACAGGAAAAAAGAACTGGCTGGTCGGCGAGGTTTCTTACAAAATCAATCCGACGAATTCAGTTACTGTTTCTTACGGAACCGAAAGAGGCGGTGTAAAGTGTACGAACGGTATATGCAGATATGTAAGACCTTTCGAAGGTTTTCGATTAACAGTTAATTCAAAATTTTAA